Proteins encoded by one window of Cannabis sativa cultivar Pink pepper isolate KNU-18-1 chromosome 4, ASM2916894v1, whole genome shotgun sequence:
- the LOC115714217 gene encoding mulatexin-like, translating to MKYLSSLIITLSLANILCLGMVYADERPDHKCGPPFGNPPCHEGRCCSIHNFCGSGSDYCRGGNCRYQCWFAATPTVRENSVTKIVTKSLYNEMFKHRSDCQSQGFYSYEAFVAATQSFPSFATTGDVSTRKREIAAFFALTSQATTGESEWSDDESHTWGYCHINGTTTNDYCTSSHWPCAPAQKYNPRGPVQLTHNYNYGLAGESLGLDLINHPDLVATDPIISFKTAIWFWMTQHDNKPSCHDILINANSQVKVNIPSYGVIGNIINVDNTATNAIGYYKRYCDMLGVSHGHNLKYWLDQSVDAHIQMPI from the exons ATGAAGTACTTGAGCAGCCTTATCATCACACTATCTTTGGCTAATATATTATGCCTTGGAATGGTTTATGCAGATGAAAGACCCGATCACAAATGTGGTCCTCCATTCGGCAATCCACCATGTCATGAAGGAAGGTGTTGCAGCATCCATAACTTTTGTGGTAGCGGATCCGATTATTGTAGGGGCGGAAACTGCCGATACCAGTGCTGGTTTGCAGCAACACCAACTGTGCGTGAAAATTCTGTAACCAAAATAGTCACTAAATCACTTTACAACGAAATGTTTAAGCATAGAAGTGATTGTCAAAGCCAGGGCTTTTATAGCTACGAGGCTTTTGTCGCTGCTACTCAATCCTTTCCTAGCTTTGCTACTACTGGAGATGTGTCAACTCGTAAGAGGGAGATCGCTGCTTTCTTTGCTTTAACTTCTCAAGCAACTACAG gtgaAAGTGAGTGGTCTGATGATGAGTCACATACATGGGGCTATTGTCATATCAACGGGACTACTACCAATGATTATTGTACTTCTTCTCATTGGCCCTGCGCTCCTGCCCAAAAATACAATCCTCGAGGACCTGTACAACTCACTCA CAACTACAATTACGGGCTTGCTGGAGAAAGCCTTGGGCTAGATTTGATCAACCACCCTGATTTGGTGGCAACAGACCCAATTATATCGTTCAAAACAGCCATATGGTTCTGGATGACTCAGCATGACAACAAGCCTTCTTGTCATGATATACTTATCAATGCTAATTCCCAAGTGAAAGTGAATATCCCAAGCTATGGAGTGATTGGAAACATAATCAATGTAGATAATACAGCTACTAATGCCATCGGCTACTACAAGAGGTACTGTGACATGTTAGGAGTGAGCCATGGACATAACTTGAAATATTGGCTCGACCAATCGGTTGATGCTCACATCCAAATGCCTATCTGA